The following nucleotide sequence is from Flavobacterium sp. N1736.
AACAAGCATCTGATTCGATTCTTGCCAATTCAAAAAAACTGCTTAGCAACGTAAAACTAAAGGCCGAAAAGAAAAAAGAATCTTTAAATTTTGAGGAGAATAAACTCTTGAAAAATGAAATTGCAATCTCTGAACAACTTCGAAAAGTACTTCGAATTATCGAAAGAGAGATCATCATTAATTCTATTAAAAACAATTCATTAAAAGAAAAATCATTAAAAAAAGTTAACGAAATTGTTACGGCTTCGGCAATTATTGGTTTGGTTTTAACCTTGTTTTTTTCAATTTTAATTGTAAGCGATTATTCAAAATCCCAGCTTTATAAAAAGCAGCTTGAAATTGCCAATTTCAAAACCAAAAATCTGCTAAAAAGCCGCGAACAGCTTATTTCTACAGTAAGTCATGATTTAAAAACGCCATTGAGCACAATTGTTGGTTATACGGAACTTTTGGGCAATTCTGATGTAAACACAAAACAGTCTTATTTTGTAAAAAACATTAAAAATTCATCCGAATATATTTCGCAATTGGTACAGGATTTATTGGATTTCTCTCAAATTGAGGCGGGGAAAATTACAATAGAAAAAGTACCGTTTTATTTGCCGGAAATTATTGAAGATGTTGCCAAAAATATTCAGACAGTTTATAAACAAAAAGATATCGATCTGATTATTAATGTTGATGAAAAACTGAACACCAAAATTGTTGGAGATCCTTTTCGTTTAAAACAAATTCTGAGCAATATTATTGGAAACGCTTATAAATTTACCGAAGAAGGTTTTATAAAAATCAGTGCTTTTGCAGATGTTGAGGAACCATTTTTTATCATAACAATCGAAGATTCAGGAATAGGAATTGAGAAAGGAAATCAGCAATTGGTTTTTGAAGAATTTGCCCAAGCCAATGAAAGTATTGAAAAGAAATATGGCGGAACCGGTTTAGGATTAGCAATCTGTCAAAAAATAATTTCAATTTTAGGCGGTAATTTAAATCTTGAAAGCACTTTTGGAAAGGGAAGTACATTTGAAATTCAACTTCCGTTATTGTTTGATACGAGCGAAAATGCAATTCCTGAAATTAAAAAGCCCGTTTTTACCGACGATAAAAAATACACTTTTGTTGTAATTGATGATGATATTAATTTGCTGAATTTAACAAGCGGCGTTTTAAAACAGGAAAAACATACTGTTTTGTCTTTTGACAGGGCAACAAAAGCGTTGGAAGCAATTTCGAGCACTGCTTTTGACTTTATTATTACTGATATTCAAATGCCTGAAATGGACGGTTTTGTGTTCGTTAAAAAATTGAAAAGTTATAATTTCTCCACTTATAAAAATCAACCGATAATTGCACTTACGGGAAGAACTGATTTAGATTCTTCAGT
It contains:
- a CDS encoding hybrid sensor histidine kinase/response regulator; this translates as MESKKSYMPIKVLFSYIALLGLVVTVGWFLYSENVVYNKLEDKIAFEKTKILRVSKLFSNVYKTESLARKTIQTNSESDFKSYLIETDSLKSRIDTLKQIVTTDYQKVLLDSVTYLLSEKTDNIKQLKTIKNKADDEVSVNTAIDEITKMEFKLRKLELQDFTKNPNQLGSYQKNVLQKYVDYLNQNIPDDSTNTLSKQASDSILANSKKLLSNVKLKAEKKKESLNFEENKLLKNEIAISEQLRKVLRIIEREIIINSIKNNSLKEKSLKKVNEIVTASAIIGLVLTLFFSILIVSDYSKSQLYKKQLEIANFKTKNLLKSREQLISTVSHDLKTPLSTIVGYTELLGNSDVNTKQSYFVKNIKNSSEYISQLVQDLLDFSQIEAGKITIEKVPFYLPEIIEDVAKNIQTVYKQKDIDLIINVDEKLNTKIVGDPFRLKQILSNIIGNAYKFTEEGFIKISAFADVEEPFFIITIEDSGIGIEKGNQQLVFEEFAQANESIEKKYGGTGLGLAICQKIISILGGNLNLESTFGKGSTFEIQLPLLFDTSENAIPEIKKPVFTDDKKYTFVVIDDDINLLNLTSGVLKQEKHTVLSFDRATKALEAISSTAFDFIITDIQMPEMDGFVFVKKLKSYNFSTYKNQPIIALTGRTDLDSSVYTDAGFTTVIKKPYSPKVLLETIQHIIENNTLPIVALNEPDKVSSDFYSLETLKEFLGNDNEALNDVIVSFIESTNENLLLLDKAISNQNVTEINTIAHRIAPMFRQIQANEIGNMLKNMERKDLENEDLESIFEDLKTKTQTLFTSLQQEIV